A segment of the Ipomoea triloba cultivar NCNSP0323 chromosome 1, ASM357664v1 genome:
CAGGATGATTTCCAAACAAATTCTTCTCCATTCCAGTCTGGAccacattaaaattaattacaaaaaaacTCGCAAGCCAGAATATAATAAAGGCAAGAAGTCAATATTAAGCATTATTAGCAAATAAGAAATACCGGAGTACAATAAATGTGCAAAGAAAGTTTCTAAAGCAGTTTTTATAACAAAGTAAATTTACCTGCATTATTGCTTCTTTCAGTTTTAAATGAAGATGAGACCCTGAATCTTTGAAATGTTTAGGAGGCCATATCTACATCAATAAGCAAATCTCTCAGACATTAAAGGCAATTAAGCGGGAAAAGAAGAATATGTAGTTTGGTTTCTATTAACCCCCTCCCTCACCCCCCAAAAAAATGCTTACACACATATTTAAAAACCAGAAGTCATGCTATTAATAAACTCTTATTGTGCTTCATATCAAAGTTCACACTCTTTCTCCATTATATGATAGCTACTGTAGCTCCATGGCTGAATTTTGAAGCCCTATGTTCTGAATAGGGGCATACATGTAGCCATTATTTCAAATCCTTTCGTATATGCAGTTATATCATTATGGAAGACAGTATTAATTCACATTAGAGTGATGGCCAAGATGATTATCTTAGTGATTCAGGCTAATTTACTAAGTGAATAAATGAGAAATAGAGTTTATTACTCCAGCTCAAAGCAATTAAATTTAGCAACTTCTTACACTTCCTGATTCTCCAAAGTTACAAGTTTCTATATACCAGTTACTGGCAGTGCTTTGAAATTCACTCTTTCCACTGCAACTGGAGTACtgtattcaaaatattaaaaaattgctTAGCTTCTGTAAGTAAAACTTACTGAAGTTGAACAGGCTGGACAGACGTACCCAGCTGGAGCAGTTTGTGGTGGGAATCCTTTAATATGTGAAACCAAGCAATTCGTATGCATGACATCTACAAAAAAGCAATTAACAAATGTAAGATGCTCTATATAAGGAATGTGCAAAACCACATGCAAATTTTGCAGGTGAAATTGCATTGGTATGAATACATACGCAAGCAGCCCAATCGAGTAGTTTGAGTATCTGTTGCCTCTTCAAGCACAGCATGGCAGAAACAGCAATCTGGAGGCCAATCATACTCTCCATCTATGACCCATTCTGAATAAGTGCGCACctaaaatgattaatttttttaaattccaatAAGAACATGGGAAATAAGAAGTCTCCAAAGTTTAAGATGGCAATGAATTCCAAAGCATACCACACATATTTGATGCTCGGGAAGGCATATGCATTCTCCACAAACTGGAACCTTGTGTACGAAACAGTACAACTTAGTTGCCTGAAATTCACCAGATCACCATTCAGTGATTTAATAAAGCCACCATAATCAACAAACTCAAACTGCTATACTATACTCAATTATCAACCTCAATAGACATGAAACAGAAACACTAGCTCTACATCACTTAGTTGAAGTTTTAAAGTTTTGGCTATCATAATTGATCAAGTGGAAATCAACATACAGTAAGCACTAAAgttaaaacaatttatttttggtCTTCTAATGCGTTTAATAACATCATTGATCAACTCAGCAAAACCAGCTAGACGCAGAACTGCAGCCGAGATTCATCAACATTAATTTGAACcagtaataataattcaaaatgaGATTAACGAATACTCTGCAGATTGTAAATTACTGACTCGACTAGATCTCATTTTTACAACATAAATGATTTGTAAACAAGCAGAGCCACCATTCCCTCTACAGCTTAAGATGAGTGCGTGCGTGCGCGCGCGCGTATAACGAGAGAATTATTAAGCGGTTACCTTCCGGCATCTACAGACCACCATTGCATGTGCTGAATTGGAGCAGTATATGAAATCGAGATCGGGATATTACAGTTGTGATCTCTTCTAGGGTTTTAGGCTTTTAGCTGAGAAAATTTGGAATTTCGCAAATCAAACACGAATTCTCGACATGATTCTGTGTTTGCAGATCCATTCCCGACTTCCAGTGTTTCAGAGTCACGGCGACAGATTTCATTTCCTATCAAAGTCCACCTGGAACTGAGGTGTCTCAGGTCCCAACATCAACACTGGGCCAATCCATTGGGCCAACTGCCTGGACCTCAAATCTTATATACGGAGTACATCAAAGATAACAATTTCCATAATGCACTATGGACCCTGATTCAATACATAAAATTTCAGTcgttatacagtggaccatggtccacgactCACAAAATGACGCCGTTTCAGTAAGCAGGAGAAACGGCTGACGTAAAtcgtaacggagctccgtaactaatactacagttcatctcaaaagatactgcctcacatttgttttgatattatcgaatgaaactatagttatatcgaaatataactgtagttatgttgaaatgtaactgcagtgtatataaactaatattgaataacagtttcacatttttgagttttatattatcgaatgaaattgtagttatatcgaaatgtaactgtagttgtgttgaaatgtaactgcagtgtatataaactgatactgaataacagtttcacatttttaagtgtatattgtccgatgaaactgtaattatattgaaatgatattgtagttgtattgaaatgaaactgcagtatattataaaagaaattgtagttgtgttgaaaggaaactgaataacaggatcacatatttgagtgtataatatcgaatgaaactacagttatatcgaaaagaaactgcagttgtaatgaaatgtaattgcagtgtatataaactgaaagtgaatggcgcaaAACAGAGACTATTCCagccgtctgttttcattaatcaaaacggcgtcgttttgatgcatggtcgaccacggtccacagtaaaatttgcgataAAATTTGGcttcataatgtacataattcattttcataatacacagaactcatgttcataatacacatacacataaatacaatataataaacatgaattaaacacttaatataatacacataattcatgttcataatgcacaaaattcatattcataataaacatacacataaacacggtataatgaatattaattaaacacttaacatacACTACTACATAaaacacttttaacgtcggttattatcTACATTCAACGTCGATTTTTTTGCGACGTAGTTCTGGCCAacgtagtaaataaatgaaacaacgtcggttttttaaaaccgacgtcatatgtcattttttttattaaaaaattaagatacgacgtcgatttttttttttttaaccggGCCAATGAGCTTCTCTTTGCTCTTTGGGTATGTGGGTTTGAACAAACTGGAGTGAGTTCATGTGTTCATGGAGTCGCTGGGTGGAAGAAGAAGGAGATGAAGAACGTGATTttgtatctttttttatttctttaatttaatgttttttaaattatgattatGTGGCAGCCAAGTACCCAATCTAAAGCTTATGTGGCGAGCCACATAAGCATTTACCGGTTTTTACCACAGAGGTAACCGGGGGTAATGGGGTGGGATGACTCAAAATCGCAAGTTCATGTGTtcaattgaacttttaaaaagttcatgGACCTAATAGACTTTTCGCGAAATATTTAGGGGCTATTTGCACATTTTCCTTTCATCTTGCAATATCGTAACTTTTATATAGTggtatcttttttatttttatttttattttttagaattataaaattcattGGTATTACATGTATATCCGCACATAATCTATTAACTACAtgtttaaaaaatcaataccTTAACTCCATAATAAAAACTTGCTAATTTTTAACCAActatttcttaaaattatacTATAGTCATGATTACATGTCAAAAACTAATTcaaaattgtacttttaaatttaaatataaactgGATACTGCCACATAATTGTAGTAATAATCAAGGAATATGATTACGAAGCCAATACAACAAATTTAGAagataaaatatacaatattataagtttataaaCTCAATAgtggggcgtttggttcaagttatacaaAAAGTTTATAAACTCAATAgtggggcgtttggttcaagttatacaaAATAACTAAGGTTATACTCGATTTCGTCTTATTCCTAATATTGAGCTATtacataactactttctcaacctattaaagcacaagaatcagtattgtctccactgagaGGCGAACCCACCACCGAGAGGCAAACCCACTACCgaatcagtattgcctccactgagactcgaacccaccacctcccatataaagggaagggtttgatgtcactggaccacaaggtccttggcaagtATTAACATACTTAGTTTATGAActttaactttaaatttatttagttatcACTCACATATTATGATAATGGATAAGATTAATATATGAGATGATTATCTTATGCAACATGTAACTTAAAATTACAAGTAATAGTAAGTTAAAATGATCAATTGTATCATGTTTAAAggtgtttttggaatttttttcaATGGTCTAgttgtattttctttttggaattaattccattttttgtcatagatttaaaGGTGAcgttccaattttagtccttttttttttcaaaacatcctatATTAGTCCTAGttttattgtgacatgaccattttttgtcatccgtTAATAAAACCGTTAACCTACCGTCAACTATTAAGATATTTTTGTctctttatataaaataaatatttttttattagtattaaaaTCCCTAATTcccattaattattaatcaaataattccACAGCAGTCTTCcgcaaaatattaataataataattaataattatttgagtGCTGCGGAATTagttgattaataattaatggaaATTAGGGATTtcataatactaataaaaaaaattatttattttatataaaaagataaaaatatcaTGATAGTTAACGGTAGGTTAACGGTTTtattaacggaggaccaaaaattgtcatgccacaataaaacTAGGACTAATataggatgttttgaaaaaaaaggactaaaagtggaacgTCACCTATAaaactaggaccaaaaatggaattaactcttttttttggaatagtttgacaatttatttgattattatctATTGTTTTTACAAGGAGTTAATTTCACCAGAAGTCTCttgtctttggtgacaattttaaatttagtctcaGACTATCGTTTTTGACATTTAATATCCcagattattatttttggacacttttagttcttttgaAGACTTTTTTcgatttttagtaagggcatttttgtcttttcatatttttctggTTTCAATCGGTTttattggtttaggactttaggtaacatttaatttttagtaGCCATATTTTTCAACAGATTTTtagcactgttgcaaaaatcggccgcctaggcgctaggcgcccctacGCCAAGGCGAATTGCTCCTTAGGTGGCTGCCTAGTGCCTAACTCGGGCGACTATGTCGAGTTGACGGCCAACTTAGCTAAATTCGACCGAGTAAAGGAAGCTCTGAAATGGATTAAATCGCGGGGGGTGATGGAGGTCTCTGTCCAATCTGATTGTCTTAATTTGATCCTAGTGTTGGTAGGAGAACGGTAGTTAgatcttacttttttttttttttatggtggATGGAGGATAAAATCCTGGATCTTTAGCTGACCCTAACAACATGTGACGCTCCTAAGAGACCAAGTTCGTCCTCGCGCAGAATCCTCTCGATCTCCCATGGTGGCTCAGAAAACCAATCAACCGCTCCCGTCTGATTGCGAGCGCCCTTAGCTAAAGTGTCTGCTGCTTTGTTTTGCTCCCTGGGAATATGTCTAAGGTTCACTTCCCAGTTTCTGCACTTCAAGTCTTTGCACAGGTCGGTGAGGTTTCCAGTAGGTCCATCACATCCTTGACTTCCATTAATGAGTTTTGCTGCTGTAGCGCAGTCCGTTTCCAGCTCCACTTTTCGGTAGCCTCGATCCCATGTTTCCTCTAGCCCGATAAGAATTCCCCACAACTCAGCTTCCAGCGGTGTGCACAAGCCCACGGTCTTGGAGAAAGCTCCTAAGAACGCCGCTTCAGAGTTTCGGAAAATTCCTCCACACGTAGCGTGATTAAACTTGTTCACACAGCCGTCCGTATTGATTTTAGTCCAGCCCTCCTCCGGTGGTTGCCATGGTTGGTTTCTCCTTGTTTCTCTTTGCTGCCTTTGTCAAAGGTCCCTCTCCTCGTTCCATTGCTGCCTCTATTTCCTTGAATTGGGTCTGCAGCCACGCAACTTTGTCCTTCACATCTTTTTCCTCTCCGTTAAACACTAGGCTATTTCGCCATTTCCATATCCACCAAGCTGTGATTGCGAACCTCGCGCTCCTTTGTCTACGTCTCTGCCCACCGTCGGCTCCTGCCAAATTAGTGGTTAGCCAGTTTTCGAAAACCATGGAATTGAGCATACCTGAATTCTCTACAATGTTGATGCCTTTCCACACCGCCTCCGCAGCCTGGCATCTTCGAATGGTGTGCTCTACGTTCTCGCTCTCTGCACTGCAGATGGCACATCGTTCATCCGACGTGAAACCTCGTTTCTTTCTCTCCGCATTACACATGATCCTTCCATGCTTAACCAACCAAAGGAAAGATCGTATTCTATTCGGTACCCTTAATCTCCAAATGTCCATCCATCCTTCAGTAATCTCATTGCTCTGCTGGTTCGAGATCATTCCATATGCCGATTTGGTGGAGAAGGCATTGTCGTTAGTATTTCCCCATCCTAGGGTGTCCTCCTTGTCAGCGTTTCTCAGAAGTGCTCTAGCGGCTATTTCATTCCTTTTGTTAGGGTCCAGTGCCACGTCTATCTTTTCCAAGTCCCACGTGCCCCTTGCATTCCACAGATCAGCCACTCGCAGGTTCTCGTCATTCCTTTTGAGCGGTCcgattaagtgttcacgaaggGGTCCTTTGCCTATCCAGCGATCATTCCAGAAGGAGGTGCCCCGTCCGTTTCTAACAATCTTTGTTACTCCATTCTCCAGCACTTGAGCAGCTTCGCAGATCTCTTTCCAAACGTTGGAATTGTTCCGTTTTCTCTTTATGTTCTCGACGTATGCCCCTGTCTTCATGTATTTGCAAGTAATGACGCGAGCCCAGGTACTTGTTTTTTCCTTTAGAACCCGCCACCCTAGCTTGGTAAGGAGCGCCCTATTCATGTTGCGCATAGACTTGATCCCAAGCCCTCCTGCTTCTTTAGGAGCCGTTACCGTATTCCAGTTCACCAGACTTACTTTCCCCTTCGTTCCATCGCCTCCCCATAGGAAGCTACGTACACTCTTGTTAATGGCGTCACAGACGCCCTTCGGGAGGAGCATAGTTTGCATTGAGTAAGATGGAATAGCATTAAGCACTGACTGGACTAAGACTTGCCTCCCTGCCAGGCTTAGGAATCGAGTCTTCCATCCTTCTAGTCGGCTCTGCACCCTGTCCATTATGGATTTGCAATGATCCTTCGTCACTCTTCCATGGAGGGATGGGACTCCGAGGTATCTTCCCAGATCTGTGGTCGATATTAgattttagtttattaattttctgCCCCGAAGACTTATAGAATTCTTCCAGGCATTCCATTATGACATGGATCTGTTCCTCCTCCGCTTCCGCGAATAGGACCATGTCGTCTGCGAAGAAGAGGTGGGAGATGGTGGGTCCGTTTTTAGATGCTTTGATCCCTTTCCATCTACCTTGAGACACTGCTTTGGAAATTATGTGACCAAGGCGCTCGATACACAGAACGAACAAGAACGGCGAGATAGAATCACCCTGTCGTACTCCTCGTTCGGATCTAAACTTATCAAGATTTCTCCCTTCCCATAAAATCGACATGGTAGCGGTTTCTACGCAGTGCATGATGTTTCTAATCCAGTTGTGGTTGAAACCACACTCCTTGAGCGTGGAGCGTATAAACCTCCAGTCCAGCCTATCATAGGCTTTTTCTAAGTCGATCTTCAAGACCATGTATCCCTTTCGACCTTTGTCAGTCCTGATGGAATGCAGAATTTCTTGGTAGATTACGATATTGTCCGTAATCTGCCTATTTGCGACGAAGCTGCTCTGGTTCGGGCACACGAGGTCCGACATTATGAGCTTGATTCTATTTGTCATGACTTTGGTAACCAGTTTGTATGCGACGTTGCATAAGCTTATGGGTCGTAGTTGAGCGATTTTCTCCGGATTCTCCACTTTTGGTATAAGAACCAGGTTAGTCTCATTAAGGTCTTCCGGTAGTTTGCCTTCTGCGAAAAACCGTTCGACCAGCTTATGCATGCAATCACCTGTTATGTTCCAATATTTCTGGTAGAACATTGCATGGAAGCCGTCCGGTCCCGGCGCCTTGAGGGGAGCCATAGCCGTTACAGCTTCTTTAACCTCCTCTTTGGTTACTCCCGGCGCCTTCAGTTAGATCTTACTTTGACTCTATTATTTACGATTATAGAGCTATCTGCAATCTGTTTTTAGCTTGTATTTTTCAGTACATTCCTAAATCAGTGAACCGAGCGGCTCATATTTTGGCTAAAACGATTGGTTCTCACGCTGGTCGTATGAATTGGGAGGATGTccctcctcattttcttcttgatTTAATCTAATATATCCATTTGGTTGGCTTTCTATTTTACGCATTTTATGACGCTTTTACGATTCAAAATAGATCAAAGTAATCAAACAACCGAATTCAATTTGTCATTTCAAAAATCCATTCCCACCTGGCACGCGAACAACCCGCTCTCATTCAAACACGGTCTTCACAGACTTCACTCTATCCGAACAAAACCCtagcgctctctctctctctctctctctctctctctctctctctctctgtcctTCTGAAGAGCTTTAGAGCTGACCGGAGCTCTGAGGAATAATGACGGCGGCACCACTCCCGACAGGACGTGAGCTGTCGAATCCTCCGAATGACGGCATATCCAACCTTCGCTTCTCCAACCACAGCGATCAGCTCCTCGTGTCTTCCTGGGATAAGGTGAGTCTTTCTGTCGTGTGTTTTCTTTTGTCCCAAGCTCGTTTTGGTTACAATTGTTGGCAGTTTATTGGATTTGGTTTTCGAGGTTGTAGATCCTACTTTAAACATTTTGCTTTTCTATTAGACTGTTCGATTGTACGATGCTAGCGCCAATGCTCTGAGAGGAACATTCGTTCACGGAGGCGCGGTGCTTGACTGTTGTTTCCATGACGATTCTTCAGGCTTCAGTGCCAGTACTGATAATACTGTTAGAAGGTGCATATTGGAGCctttttttaaactttcaagtttctTCCATTTTGAGGAGAATTTGATACTCTGATTCCTTATAAGCACTGTAGAGTTACCAAACCTTGGTGAATCCAATGGTACTTAATTCAGATTAATGTATCCAGTAATACAATAATGAGAAATATCCTTGAATGGTAGACATTTGAGTTTATTGATTAGGAGTAGTTATTGGTTTCAAGTGGTGCTCAACAGTGCagtaatttcattataaaatattaaaatcttaaaaatctTATTTGTAAGGAATTAGGATTCTTCCTTAAAGATGGGAACTTGTATAAAGTAGAACTTGTGAAATATACCAGTATGGCATTATGTAATAGTTCCTTGATGCATAATGAAGTTCTTCTGACTTGAGTAGATCTTATGtcaatacataaacatgtctaaaTGTTTCCCTTACTAGAAAGTGTTACTCTTGATTTTCCAGGCTTGTATTCAATTATGGAAGGGATGATATTTTGGGGAGGCATGATGCACCTGTTCGCTGTGTTGAATACTCATACACTGGTAATTGTAGTCTGCAGATGCTAGGAATTAGTACTGTATAATTCTCAATATTccacctttttatttatttatttttttaatttatattttggtTTTCTTGTTATTAAATGTTAAAAATACTAAtccatataaaatattaaaatatgtgcTTTAAGAGGTTCTGGAGATTAAAAGAGAATTATGTGGATAACAGAAATATACAACAAAACATATAATCAATTTTATGGTTTTAACTGCGGTGATAAAGTCAGTACTCAGTTCATGAACTCTTGTGCTCTTATCAATCTTAAATGATTAGGTAAATCTAGTGTTACACTCTTACCTATTTATATTACTCATTCAAGTTGACTTAGAAAAGAAAAACGCGTGTTTTTGTCATGTATAGGACAAGTGATCACTGGTAGTTGGGATAAAACCTTGAAGTGCTGGGATCCTAGAGGTGCTAGTGGACAGGAGCGCACTCTTGTTGGGACTTACGCACAACCAGAGCGTGTTTACTCTCTGTCTCTTGTTGGCAACCGTTTAGTAGTGGCAACTGCTGGGAGGCATGTTAATGTATATGATCTGAGAAATATGTCTCAACCTGAGCAACGGAGGGAGTCATCGCTGAAATACCAAACAAGATGTGTGCGTTGTTATCCTAATGGAACGGGTACACTTCTGAATCTTCAATCTCTATATTTTAAGGGCTGTTATTGGCTCTGCTTGATTGCAAGCTTTTAGTTCACACTTCACAGTATACacattttttgtgtaattataACTCACTTTCAGAATGATAATTAAGGTTTGGTTTTGGAGATGATATACCGTTTTACTATGGTTTCTCATAAATCCATAGACatatatgagttttttttttgggtgctaTTCATTCTTGAGTTGAGCATGTAGCATAGGCTAACAACTATAAAGGAATATAGCTTAGGTATTGAACATCTGCTCAAAACTTTGTCCAGTTTTACATTTTACTGATTTTAGTTGTATGTTAGTGGAATTGGTGCTTCTGAGTTATTCTTATGTTGTGTGTGTTTGCATTTAATTGGACATGTAATTTGCAGGTTATGCTCTTAGTTCTGTTGAAGGTCGCGTTGCCATGGAATTTTTTGATCTGTCTGAGGCTGGTCAATCCAAAAAGTATTGCTATTCTTTACCAAAAACCTGCAACAGCACTTTCCACTTGATTAAAACATGAATGCTTTTGAGGATTTTTCATCAAACACAGGCTGAACCTTTTTCCTGAAGTTTTCTTCATAGTGCCAGCCAGCCTTTGCTGGTTAATTAGTCTACAGTATATGTACTTCCTATT
Coding sequences within it:
- the LOC116024783 gene encoding mitotic checkpoint protein BUB3.1-like, which produces MTAAPLPTGRELSNPPNDGISNLRFSNHSDQLLVSSWDKTVRLYDASANALRGTFVHGGAVLDCCFHDDSSGFSASTDNTVRRLVFNYGRDDILGRHDAPVRCVEYSYTGQVITGSWDKTLKCWDPRGASGQERTLVGTYAQPERVYSLSLVGNRLVVATAGRHVNVYDLRNMSQPEQRRESSLKYQTRCVRCYPNGTGYALSSVEGRVAMEFFDLSEAGQSKKYAFKCHRKSEAGRDVVYPVNAIAFHPIYGTFATGGCDGYVNVWDGNNKKRLYQYSKYPASVAALSFSRDGRLLAVAASYTFEEGDKLHEPDAIFVRSVNEVEVKPKPKVLPNAAT